In one window of Balnearium lithotrophicum DNA:
- a CDS encoding amino acid--tRNA ligase-related protein gives MVELLNVRNLLKKTVREFFYSLNYIEVDTPILSPYENPDDNVENVESSFKDFSGKTYSWFLHTSPEFFMKRFLLNGAERIFQICKVFRNGEVTNLHSVEFTMVEWYRVGESYRVGIEETVSLIRECGRALKRETGVFKGAKTDLNETELITVDEAFREFVGVSVFDREGVRELSGEKSYETAFFKLLVEKVEPGIEKIGKIVVLYDYPKEFGAFSKVRGDVAERFEVYISGVEIANGYTELTSFEEYKEKFEGRNVDSKFLKALKEKPLPRCEGVALGFDRLLMVLTGADSIEEVIPYSTNCLIRETSL, from the coding sequence GTGGTAGAGCTTCTAAATGTCAGAAATCTCCTTAAAAAAACGGTTAGAGAATTCTTCTACAGCTTAAACTACATTGAAGTGGATACACCAATTTTATCACCCTACGAAAATCCCGACGACAACGTTGAGAACGTTGAATCCTCCTTTAAGGACTTTTCTGGAAAAACGTACAGTTGGTTTCTCCATACCTCTCCAGAGTTCTTCATGAAAAGGTTTCTTTTAAACGGAGCTGAGAGAATATTCCAAATTTGTAAGGTTTTCAGAAACGGTGAGGTAACAAACCTCCACTCTGTAGAGTTCACAATGGTTGAGTGGTACAGGGTTGGAGAAAGCTACAGGGTGGGAATTGAAGAAACAGTATCCCTCATTAGGGAGTGTGGAAGAGCTCTCAAAAGAGAAACTGGAGTCTTTAAAGGAGCTAAAACGGACTTAAACGAAACAGAACTTATAACTGTGGATGAAGCATTTAGGGAATTTGTCGGAGTCTCTGTCTTTGATAGAGAAGGAGTAAGGGAATTATCGGGGGAAAAAAGCTACGAAACGGCCTTTTTCAAACTCCTTGTAGAGAAGGTTGAGCCGGGGATAGAAAAAATTGGGAAAATAGTCGTTCTCTACGATTATCCTAAAGAGTTCGGAGCCTTTTCAAAGGTTAGAGGAGATGTAGCTGAGAGGTTTGAGGTTTACATATCAGGAGTTGAAATAGCAAACGGATATACCGAGTTAACCAGTTTTGAGGAGTACAAGGAGAAATTTGAGGGCAGGAACGTCGATAGCAAATTTTTAAAAGCCTTGAAGGAGAAGCCACTTCCACGTTGTGAAGGTGTAGCCTTAGGTTTTGACAGGTTGTTGATGGTTTTAACGGGAGCAGATAGCATAGAAGAAGTAATCCCCTATTCAACAAACTGCCTCATTCGGGAGACCAGCCTTTAA
- a CDS encoding fumarate hydratase, whose amino-acid sequence MREINVDKVREVVKKLCVEANYRLPQDVLNAFKEGKEREVSPVGKNVFEILEENAKIASTEEIPYCQDTGFAVVFVEVGQDVRFVGGSLEEAINRGVAEGYTEGYLRKSIVTDPLFDRKNTGDNTPAVIHYSIVPGDKVRITVAAKGGGSENMSRLAMLKPADGVEGVKKFILKTVSDAGPNPCPPITVGVGIGGTFEKVAFLAKKALLRPIGHRNPDPRYAKLEEELLEEINKLGIGPSGFGGKVTALDVKIEWYPCHIASLPVAVNIQCHASRHKEAEI is encoded by the coding sequence ATGAGAGAGATTAACGTAGATAAGGTCAGGGAAGTTGTTAAAAAGCTGTGTGTGGAGGCAAACTACAGGTTACCCCAGGACGTTCTCAATGCCTTTAAGGAGGGAAAGGAGAGGGAAGTCTCTCCTGTTGGAAAGAACGTTTTTGAGATATTGGAGGAGAATGCGAAGATTGCCTCAACCGAGGAAATCCCCTACTGTCAGGATACTGGATTTGCCGTTGTCTTTGTTGAAGTGGGACAGGATGTTAGGTTTGTTGGTGGAAGTTTAGAGGAGGCTATAAACAGGGGAGTAGCAGAAGGATATACTGAGGGCTACCTGAGAAAGTCAATAGTTACAGACCCTCTCTTTGATAGGAAAAATACCGGAGACAATACACCGGCAGTGATTCACTACTCGATTGTTCCCGGAGATAAGGTTAGAATAACTGTTGCAGCAAAGGGTGGTGGAAGTGAAAATATGAGCAGGTTGGCCATGCTTAAGCCTGCAGATGGTGTTGAAGGAGTTAAAAAGTTTATTTTGAAAACAGTTAGTGACGCCGGTCCAAATCCCTGCCCTCCTATAACTGTGGGAGTTGGCATTGGGGGAACTTTTGAAAAGGTGGCCTTTCTGGCAAAGAAAGCCCTTCTAAGGCCTATAGGACATAGGAATCCCGACCCAAGGTATGCAAAACTTGAGGAGGAGCTCTTAGAGGAGATAAACAAGTTGGGAATTGGCCCTTCAGGATTTGGAGGAAAGGTTACAGCTTTAGATGTAAAGATAGAGTGGTACCCCTGTCACATAGCTTCACTTCCCGTTGCAGTTAACATTCAGTGCCATGCCTCGAGGCACAAGGAGGCTGAGATTTAA
- a CDS encoding metallophosphoesterase family protein, translated as MRVGIVSDIHGNIHALMSVETKLSELNVDEVWCLGDTVGYGAFPNECLNWVRENCSRVLLGNHELALLGFVDLELLNTYAQTAIKWSLERVSEENLEFLKNLNVQELLDCCQLVHDTPVSPGSMDYILTKNEAFKALLSQKREICFFGHTHIPKAYRLLSSLIDEISTREVNITGGRYLLNPGSVGQPRDRDPRASFGVYDTEREKFSVFRVEYPVKTAAREILRAGLPEFLAARLIVGV; from the coding sequence ATGAGAGTTGGAATAGTATCCGATATACACGGAAATATACATGCCTTGATGTCTGTTGAGACCAAACTTAGTGAATTGAACGTCGATGAGGTTTGGTGTTTAGGGGATACGGTAGGTTACGGAGCTTTTCCTAACGAGTGCCTTAACTGGGTCAGGGAAAACTGCAGTAGGGTCTTACTCGGTAACCACGAGCTTGCACTTTTAGGGTTTGTTGATTTGGAACTTCTCAACACCTACGCTCAAACTGCTATAAAGTGGAGCTTAGAGAGGGTTAGTGAGGAAAACTTAGAGTTTTTAAAGAACTTGAACGTCCAGGAACTTTTAGATTGTTGTCAGTTGGTTCACGATACACCTGTATCACCGGGGAGTATGGATTACATCCTGACAAAAAATGAAGCATTTAAAGCCCTTTTGTCTCAGAAAAGGGAGATTTGTTTTTTCGGTCATACCCACATTCCAAAGGCCTACAGGCTTTTAAGTTCTCTAATTGACGAAATTTCTACGAGAGAAGTTAACATTACGGGGGGACGTTACCTCTTAAATCCGGGAAGCGTTGGTCAGCCAAGGGATAGAGACCCAAGGGCTTCCTTTGGGGTTTATGATACAGAACGGGAAAAGTTCAGCGTTTTTAGAGTAGAATATCCAGTAAAGACTGCGGCAAGGGAGATTTTAAGGGCTGGGCTTCCGGAGTTCCTTGCAGCAAGGTTAATTGTGGGGGTTTAG
- a CDS encoding methyltransferase domain-containing protein, producing the protein MKEIVKRNFSLAAKSYSKYSLFQRIAGGKLLKRISFFNVKEPILDLGSGTGELLNGENFICLDISFKMAELCRERALLSICGDAEELPLKSESVPTAVSNFSLQWTELNKSIPEVYRVLKKGGLFFLSIPVKGSLRTLFSALRVASDKFPTFKFPEEKEVFEVFSRFFDVLEFERLYLERKFKSAREAVKFVTGIGAKNPFGNLRYSELKKFRDIFNREPKIEYRVLIISGKKLPREL; encoded by the coding sequence ATGAAGGAAATAGTTAAGAGGAACTTTTCGTTAGCAGCAAAAAGTTACAGTAAATATTCCCTCTTTCAGAGAATTGCCGGGGGAAAACTCCTTAAAAGAATTTCATTTTTTAACGTAAAGGAACCTATTTTGGATTTAGGAAGTGGGACAGGGGAGCTCCTTAATGGAGAGAATTTCATCTGTCTGGATATCTCCTTCAAAATGGCAGAGTTGTGTAGGGAGAGGGCTCTCCTGTCAATCTGTGGAGATGCAGAGGAACTTCCTCTAAAGTCGGAATCGGTACCAACTGCAGTTTCAAACTTTTCCTTACAGTGGACAGAACTAAACAAGTCAATCCCTGAAGTTTATAGAGTTTTGAAAAAAGGAGGGCTGTTCTTCCTCTCTATTCCAGTTAAAGGGAGTTTAAGGACTCTGTTTTCTGCTCTAAGAGTGGCATCAGACAAATTTCCTACTTTTAAGTTCCCTGAGGAGAAAGAGGTTTTTGAAGTATTCTCACGTTTCTTTGACGTTTTAGAGTTTGAGAGACTCTACCTTGAAAGGAAATTTAAGAGTGCAAGGGAAGCTGTGAAGTTTGTTACGGGAATAGGAGCGAAAAACCCATTTGGAAACTTAAGGTACAGTGAACTGAAAAAGTTTCGTGATATCTTCAACAGAGAGCCAAAGATTGAATACAGAGTTTTAATAATTTCGGGAAAAAAGCTCCCTCGGGAGCTTTAA
- the coaD gene encoding pantetheine-phosphate adenylyltransferase — protein sequence MIKKAIYPGTFDPVTLGHIDIVRRGLELFPELIVGIAENPKKRPIFSIEERREMFVESLKEVGLFEKVKVKTFNSLLVEFAKREGAVAILRGIRIVSDMDHEFTMASLNRKLYPEIETVFLMPSEEYAYLSSSAVREIASYGGNISQFVTRYVEKRLKEKFKTQYQNR from the coding sequence ATGATAAAAAAAGCTATATATCCAGGAACCTTTGACCCTGTAACTCTAGGTCACATTGATATAGTAAGAAGAGGTCTTGAGCTTTTTCCTGAGCTCATTGTAGGAATAGCGGAAAATCCTAAGAAGAGACCAATATTTTCAATAGAGGAAAGGAGAGAAATGTTTGTTGAGAGTCTGAAGGAAGTAGGACTCTTTGAAAAAGTGAAGGTAAAGACGTTTAACTCTCTCCTCGTTGAGTTTGCAAAGAGGGAAGGAGCAGTAGCAATTTTAAGGGGAATCAGAATAGTCTCAGATATGGACCACGAGTTCACCATGGCCTCACTCAACAGAAAACTCTACCCAGAAATTGAAACCGTGTTCCTCATGCCCTCAGAAGAGTATGCGTATCTATCATCATCAGCAGTAAGGGAGATAGCCTCTTACGGAGGGAACATATCCCAGTTCGTTACAAGGTACGTTGAAAAAAGACTCAAGGAGAAATTTAAAACTCAGTATCAAAACAGATAG
- a CDS encoding aldehyde dehydrogenase family protein, giving the protein MKGYMLIAGKRVFKGEEIEERFPYDGSPVGTIPRGGEEDVNLAVESAKIGFEKMKSLTSYERFRILERAARLLSKRSDRFAELLVKEVGKTVKEAFGEVGRAVNTITLSAEEAKRVLGEEVKFDGAPGIKGKVGFYRRVPLGVIGCITPFNFPLNLTCHKVAPALAAGNAVVIKPSENTSLVVIELAELLIEAGFPPEAVNVVTGYGEEAGDALVRHPGVRMVTFTGSVQTGKIIMSRGGLKKYAMELGSNSGVYIDSDQSEKLSQVAEKVARGGFALAGQVCISVQRVFVHDSLFDRFVGELSSFTKKLKVGDPRLEETDVGPVIDKQAADRIMDWIDEAKKLGGEIVCGGKRLSDTLIEPTVITNVSRKAKLFRGEVFGPVIMVNPVSSLEEGIENINDSSYGLQAGIFTNNLKNAFKFVEEVECGGIMVNEIPTFRVDQMPYGGVKESGIGREGPKFAVEEMTEIKTICFDTEF; this is encoded by the coding sequence ATGAAGGGTTACATGTTGATAGCTGGAAAGAGGGTCTTTAAGGGTGAGGAAATTGAGGAGAGGTTCCCTTACGACGGCTCACCAGTAGGAACAATTCCAAGGGGAGGTGAAGAGGATGTAAACCTTGCAGTTGAGTCTGCAAAGATAGGCTTTGAGAAGATGAAGAGTTTAACCTCCTACGAGAGGTTTAGAATACTTGAGAGGGCTGCAAGGCTCCTTTCAAAAAGGAGTGATAGGTTTGCGGAGCTCTTAGTTAAGGAAGTCGGAAAGACAGTTAAGGAGGCTTTTGGAGAGGTAGGAAGGGCCGTTAACACGATAACCCTTTCTGCTGAGGAGGCAAAGAGGGTTTTAGGTGAAGAGGTTAAGTTTGATGGAGCTCCAGGAATAAAGGGAAAGGTAGGCTTTTACAGAAGAGTTCCCTTGGGAGTCATCGGTTGTATAACTCCATTTAACTTCCCTCTAAACCTTACCTGCCACAAGGTAGCTCCAGCTTTAGCTGCTGGAAACGCTGTTGTTATTAAGCCCTCAGAGAACACCTCGTTGGTTGTGATAGAGCTTGCAGAACTCCTAATAGAGGCAGGTTTCCCCCCAGAGGCAGTTAACGTTGTAACAGGTTACGGAGAGGAGGCAGGAGATGCCCTGGTGCGCCATCCAGGCGTAAGGATGGTCACGTTCACCGGAAGCGTTCAGACTGGAAAAATAATTATGAGCCGTGGGGGGCTTAAGAAGTACGCAATGGAGTTAGGTTCAAACTCGGGCGTTTATATAGATTCTGACCAGTCTGAAAAGCTTTCTCAGGTTGCAGAGAAGGTGGCAAGGGGAGGCTTTGCCCTTGCAGGTCAGGTATGTATCTCCGTTCAGAGGGTTTTTGTCCACGATTCCCTCTTTGATAGGTTTGTTGGGGAGCTCTCCTCCTTTACAAAAAAACTAAAAGTTGGAGACCCAAGACTTGAAGAGACAGACGTTGGACCTGTTATAGATAAACAGGCTGCAGACAGAATTATGGACTGGATTGATGAGGCTAAAAAGTTAGGGGGAGAAATAGTTTGTGGAGGTAAAAGGCTTTCAGATACCCTTATAGAGCCAACGGTTATTACAAATGTTTCAAGAAAAGCCAAACTCTTTAGAGGGGAGGTCTTTGGTCCCGTCATTATGGTTAACCCAGTATCCTCTTTAGAAGAGGGAATAGAGAACATAAACGACTCCTCCTACGGTCTTCAGGCTGGCATATTTACAAACAATTTAAAGAATGCATTTAAGTTTGTCGAGGAAGTTGAATGTGGTGGAATCATGGTGAACGAGATTCCAACTTTCAGAGTGGACCAGATGCCCTACGGTGGAGTTAAGGAGAGCGGAATAGGAAGGGAAGGACCAAAGTTTGCAGTTGAGGAGATGACGGAGATAAAGACTATCTGTTTTGATACTGAGTTTTAA
- the ispG gene encoding flavodoxin-dependent (E)-4-hydroxy-3-methylbut-2-enyl-diphosphate synthase — MEWIKRRKTRTVWVGNVPIGSSYPIVVQSMTNTFTEDVEATVAQIKELERVGCEVVRVAVPSVRAAESLPEIKRRINVPLIADVHFDYKLALLSIENGADCVRINPGNIGETWKVKEIVKLASERGISIRIGVNSGSIPKEVLNKYGAPIPEALVETALNYAKTFEDWGFTNIKFSLKGSDVKTTVISNKLFASKTDYPLHIGITEAGTFISGAVKSAVGIGILLYEGIGDTLRVSLSTHPKEEVKIAYKILRALELRKRGVEVISCPTCGRCLVDVETLAEEVERRLEHIEKPLKVAVMGCAVNGPGEAKFADVGIAGAGDYFILFVRGKVIDKLSQEEALERLIEEVERIAGEVREKGFLRGDKTSH, encoded by the coding sequence TTGGAATGGATAAAGAGGAGAAAAACAAGGACTGTCTGGGTTGGTAACGTCCCAATTGGGAGTTCCTATCCAATCGTTGTCCAATCTATGACAAACACATTTACAGAGGATGTTGAGGCTACAGTTGCTCAGATAAAGGAGCTTGAAAGAGTTGGATGTGAGGTTGTAAGGGTTGCAGTTCCATCGGTTAGAGCAGCCGAATCACTTCCTGAGATAAAGAGAAGAATAAACGTTCCCCTAATTGCAGATGTTCACTTTGATTATAAGCTTGCCCTCCTGTCAATTGAGAACGGAGCAGACTGTGTACGGATTAATCCGGGAAATATAGGGGAGACGTGGAAGGTTAAAGAAATCGTTAAACTTGCTTCAGAGAGAGGAATTTCTATAAGGATTGGCGTAAACTCAGGCTCCATACCTAAGGAGGTCTTAAACAAGTATGGAGCTCCCATTCCCGAGGCCTTAGTCGAAACTGCACTTAACTATGCTAAAACGTTCGAGGACTGGGGATTTACAAACATTAAGTTTTCCCTGAAGGGTTCCGATGTTAAAACAACGGTTATCTCAAACAAACTCTTTGCCTCAAAAACGGACTATCCCCTTCACATAGGTATAACCGAGGCCGGAACCTTCATCTCCGGAGCTGTTAAGTCTGCAGTTGGCATTGGAATTCTCCTTTACGAGGGTATAGGTGATACCTTGAGGGTTTCTCTCTCTACCCATCCAAAGGAGGAGGTAAAAATTGCTTACAAAATCCTTAGAGCTTTAGAACTTAGAAAAAGAGGGGTTGAAGTCATCTCATGTCCTACCTGTGGAAGGTGTTTAGTTGACGTTGAAACTCTGGCAGAGGAGGTTGAGAGGAGGTTGGAGCACATAGAAAAGCCCCTTAAGGTTGCCGTTATGGGATGTGCAGTAAACGGCCCGGGGGAGGCAAAATTTGCAGATGTTGGGATAGCGGGGGCCGGAGATTACTTCATCCTCTTTGTAAGGGGGAAGGTTATAGATAAGCTATCACAGGAAGAGGCCCTTGAGAGGTTGATTGAGGAGGTTGAAAGGATTGCAGGGGAAGTTAGAGAGAAAGGTTTTCTTAGAGGAGATAAAACTTCACATTAA
- the mdh gene encoding malate dehydrogenase → MDRKKITIVGAGNIGATLALLLARRETADITLIDINEGVAKGKALDIMEASPILGFNAHVVGTGNYEDTAGSDVVVITAGFPRKPGMSRDDLLFKNYEVVKSVSEQIKKYSPEAFVIVVTNPLDAMTYTALKVTGFPKERVIGMAGVLDSARFAYFISEKTGISVENIKAFVIGGHGDDMVPLPEYTTVSGIPVRKFLSEEELSEVIERTRFGGGEIVQLLKTGSAFYAPAASILEMVLAILWNKRKILSASVYLDGEIGKYYGATGLCVGVPIVLGKEGVEDIIKLELTDEEWKAWRRSVDSVRNLVEKLPL, encoded by the coding sequence TTGGATAGAAAAAAGATAACAATTGTTGGAGCTGGAAATATAGGTGCAACTCTGGCACTTCTCCTTGCAAGAAGAGAAACGGCAGATATTACGCTAATTGATATTAACGAAGGTGTTGCTAAAGGTAAGGCTTTAGATATTATGGAAGCTTCTCCAATATTAGGATTCAACGCCCACGTGGTTGGAACTGGAAACTATGAGGATACTGCTGGCTCCGATGTGGTTGTCATTACTGCAGGATTTCCAAGAAAACCTGGAATGAGCAGGGATGACCTACTGTTTAAAAACTACGAGGTGGTTAAGTCCGTTTCTGAACAGATAAAAAAGTACTCTCCTGAAGCCTTTGTCATTGTTGTTACTAACCCCTTGGACGCAATGACCTACACTGCCTTAAAAGTAACAGGCTTTCCGAAGGAAAGAGTTATAGGAATGGCTGGAGTATTAGACTCGGCAAGGTTTGCCTACTTTATTTCTGAAAAGACTGGAATTTCCGTTGAGAATATTAAGGCTTTTGTTATAGGTGGACACGGAGACGATATGGTTCCACTTCCCGAATACACAACAGTTTCAGGAATTCCTGTAAGAAAGTTCTTATCAGAAGAAGAACTAAGTGAGGTAATTGAAAGGACGAGGTTTGGAGGAGGGGAAATAGTTCAACTCCTTAAAACGGGAAGTGCTTTTTACGCTCCTGCTGCATCAATTTTGGAGATGGTTCTTGCAATCCTCTGGAACAAGAGGAAAATTCTCTCTGCAAGTGTTTATCTTGATGGTGAAATAGGCAAGTACTATGGAGCTACAGGTTTGTGCGTAGGGGTTCCCATAGTTTTGGGGAAGGAAGGAGTCGAGGATATAATCAAGCTTGAGCTTACAGATGAGGAGTGGAAGGCCTGGAGGAGGTCTGTTGATTCTGTAAGGAACTTGGTTGAAAAATTGCCCCTTTAG
- a CDS encoding dihydroneopterin aldolase codes for MQGKLERKVFLEEIKLHIKCGVYPEERKLGVEVLVSIEVTSEIFVDYEELYKTVVEVANSQEFTYLEEFQDKLLSNIINNWNPNFVRIRTVKLSLPFQNSFKGGGVELVWEKKA; via the coding sequence TTGCAGGGGAAGTTAGAGAGAAAGGTTTTCTTAGAGGAGATAAAACTTCACATTAAGTGTGGAGTTTATCCTGAAGAGAGGAAATTGGGAGTCGAAGTTCTCGTTTCCATAGAGGTAACTTCCGAAATATTTGTTGATTATGAGGAACTTTACAAAACGGTTGTTGAAGTGGCAAATTCTCAGGAATTTACCTACTTAGAGGAGTTTCAGGATAAATTACTTTCTAATATTATTAATAATTGGAATCCGAATTTTGTTAGAATAAGAACGGTGAAACTCAGTTTACCGTTTCAGAACAGTTTTAAAGGCGGGGGGGTTGAGTTAGTATGGGAGAAAAAAGCATAG
- a CDS encoding GGDEF domain-containing protein produces the protein MGEKSIECKLLKEVRQRKKLTPEELRKITEIAREELQFLVRNNIPLIPENYVLWFDIFCYLKENNLKLSDLEILGLFKEKYPTSSEVEKVLVEVESKDSEDKELLRRISGEILEEIDKAIKNLEEHNENLAEKEKSIKEAKENIEDASVKGMVGEILNEVRMIREQNDSLRKKLEEANERIKKLSEELEEKNREASIDFLTQVANRASFDRALTDMVNDFYRRNYPFALIMIDIDDFKKINDTYGHQAGDYVLQELARVLKGQLRARDIIARYGGEEFAIILPGVTFSQAIRIAERLRKSIEKHLFKYKEHEIPVTISVGVAMMREGLDETSIVEQADKALYLAKRSGKNQVKTDLDVELEE, from the coding sequence ATGGGAGAAAAAAGCATAGAGTGTAAGTTACTAAAGGAAGTTAGACAGAGGAAAAAGCTAACGCCGGAAGAACTTAGGAAAATAACAGAGATAGCTAGGGAAGAACTACAGTTTCTAGTTAGAAACAATATTCCCCTGATTCCGGAAAATTACGTACTGTGGTTTGATATCTTCTGTTACCTAAAGGAGAACAATTTAAAACTGTCCGACCTTGAAATATTGGGATTGTTCAAGGAGAAGTATCCGACATCGTCTGAAGTAGAAAAGGTTTTGGTAGAAGTTGAATCTAAGGATTCAGAGGATAAGGAGCTTTTAAGGAGAATATCTGGAGAAATTCTTGAGGAAATTGACAAAGCCATAAAAAACTTAGAAGAGCACAATGAGAATCTTGCAGAGAAGGAAAAATCTATAAAAGAGGCTAAAGAGAATATTGAGGATGCCTCAGTAAAGGGTATGGTAGGAGAAATTCTCAACGAAGTTAGAATGATAAGAGAACAGAACGATTCATTGAGGAAAAAACTTGAGGAGGCAAATGAGAGGATAAAAAAGCTTTCTGAGGAACTTGAGGAGAAAAACAGAGAGGCATCCATCGATTTTTTGACTCAAGTGGCAAACAGGGCAAGTTTTGATAGAGCTCTTACTGACATGGTAAATGACTTCTACAGGCGTAACTATCCTTTTGCTCTCATTATGATTGATATTGATGACTTCAAAAAGATTAACGATACCTACGGTCATCAAGCGGGAGATTACGTTCTTCAGGAACTTGCCAGAGTTCTAAAGGGTCAACTTAGAGCCAGGGACATTATTGCAAGGTACGGTGGAGAGGAATTTGCCATTATTCTTCCCGGTGTGACCTTCAGTCAGGCAATAAGGATTGCCGAGAGATTGAGGAAGTCTATAGAGAAACATCTTTTCAAGTACAAGGAACATGAGATTCCCGTTACAATAAGTGTTGGCGTTGCAATGATGAGGGAGGGATTAGATGAAACCTCTATTGTAGAACAGGCAGATAAGGCCTTATACCTTGCAAAACGTTCAGGTAAAAATCAAGTGAAGACAGATTTGGATGTGGAGTTGGAAGAGTGA
- a CDS encoding UbiX family flavin prenyltransferase, whose product MEKVVVGITGASGSVYGKRLVEVLVSNSYGVDLVFSEVGRRVFEYEIGMSVERFISILPSDLVNVYEPADLFAPISSGSYPVRGMVVSPCSTGTLGHIANGVVQNLIHRAADVNLKEKRPVILVLRETPLNRVHVENMLKVIDAGATVLPASPGFYGRPSSVEELVDFVVDRALSLLLGRKFGLFKGWSPE is encoded by the coding sequence TTGGAAAAGGTAGTTGTTGGAATAACGGGAGCAAGCGGGTCTGTTTACGGTAAGAGACTGGTTGAGGTTTTAGTTTCAAACTCCTACGGTGTTGATTTGGTATTTTCAGAAGTTGGGAGGAGGGTTTTTGAATACGAAATAGGTATGAGCGTTGAGAGATTTATCTCAATTCTTCCCTCTGACCTTGTTAACGTTTATGAACCTGCAGACCTTTTTGCTCCCATTTCAAGTGGAAGCTACCCTGTGAGGGGAATGGTAGTTTCCCCTTGCTCTACAGGAACGTTGGGCCACATTGCTAATGGAGTAGTTCAAAACCTAATCCACAGGGCTGCAGACGTCAATTTGAAGGAAAAAAGGCCTGTAATTCTCGTTTTGAGGGAAACCCCGCTGAACAGGGTTCACGTTGAAAATATGTTAAAGGTAATAGATGCCGGGGCTACAGTTCTTCCTGCCTCTCCGGGATTTTACGGGAGACCTTCGTCCGTTGAGGAACTTGTTGACTTCGTTGTTGACAGAGCTCTCTCCCTTCTCCTTGGTAGAAAGTTCGGTCTCTTTAAAGGCTGGTCTCCCGAATGA
- the argB gene encoding acetylglutamate kinase, translating into MQKSIEKVSILLEALPYIKEFYGKTVVIKYGGNAMVNDELKEAFAQDVVLLKYVGINPVIVHGGGPQIGELLKKLNIQTKFVGGMRVTDRETMNVVEMVLVGKVNKEIVKLINSHGGNAVGLSGKDGNLIVAEKIDSRKYLTEIRAPEIIDLGFVGRVKRVNPEIVRRLLESKFIPVVAPVGIGEDFEAYNINADLVAGEMAAALKAEKLIILTDVEGIKDKEGKLINSIERSRVSELIEDGTISGGMIPKVKACERALTEGVKKAHIIDGRIKHSILLEIFTQKGIGTEIL; encoded by the coding sequence TTGCAAAAGTCCATAGAGAAGGTTTCAATTCTACTTGAGGCTCTTCCCTACATAAAGGAGTTCTACGGAAAGACAGTTGTTATAAAGTACGGCGGAAATGCAATGGTCAACGACGAACTTAAGGAGGCCTTTGCTCAGGATGTTGTTCTCCTTAAGTACGTTGGGATAAACCCCGTTATAGTCCACGGAGGGGGACCTCAGATTGGGGAGCTCCTAAAGAAGCTAAACATTCAGACAAAGTTTGTCGGTGGAATGAGGGTAACCGACAGGGAAACAATGAACGTTGTTGAGATGGTCTTAGTGGGAAAAGTGAACAAGGAAATTGTTAAGCTCATAAACTCCCACGGGGGGAACGCTGTAGGCCTTTCAGGAAAGGATGGAAATCTAATTGTTGCAGAGAAAATAGACTCAAGGAAATACCTGACTGAGATAAGGGCTCCAGAAATCATAGATTTAGGTTTTGTGGGTAGAGTTAAGAGGGTAAATCCTGAAATTGTCAGGAGGCTCTTAGAGTCTAAATTTATACCAGTAGTAGCTCCTGTAGGGATAGGTGAGGACTTTGAGGCGTATAATATTAACGCCGATTTGGTGGCAGGAGAAATGGCTGCTGCCCTAAAGGCGGAGAAACTAATAATTCTTACAGATGTAGAGGGGATTAAGGACAAAGAGGGGAAATTAATAAACTCCATTGAGAGAAGTAGAGTTTCAGAGCTCATAGAGGACGGAACAATATCAGGGGGAATGATTCCAAAGGTTAAGGCCTGTGAAAGGGCTCTTACTGAGGGAGTTAAGAAGGCCCACATAATAGACGGAAGGATTAAACACTCCATTCTACTTGAAATCTTCACTCAGAAAGGAATAGGAACTGAAATATTATAA